Proteins co-encoded in one Telopea speciosissima isolate NSW1024214 ecotype Mountain lineage unplaced genomic scaffold, Tspe_v1 Tspe_v1.0072, whole genome shotgun sequence genomic window:
- the LOC122647534 gene encoding cytochrome f, which produces MQNRNTFCWIKEQMTRSISLSIVIYVITRTSISNAYPIFAQQGYENPREATGRIVCANCHLANKPVDIEVPQAVLPDTVFEAVVRIPYDMQLKQVLANGKKGALNVGAVLILPEGFELAPPDRISPEMKEKIGNLSFQSYRPTKKNILVIGPVPGQKYSEISFPILSPDPATKKVVHFLKYPIYVGGNRGRGQIYPDGSKSNNTVYNATAAGIVSKIVRKEKGGYEITVADTSDGHQVVDIIPPGPELLVSEGESINLDQPLTSNPNVGGFGQGDAEIVLQDPLRVQGLLFFLASVILAQIFLVLKKKQFEKVQLSEMNF; this is translated from the coding sequence ATTTCAAATGCATATCCCATTTTTGCACAGCAGGGTTATGAAAATCCACGAGAAGCGACTGGGCGTATTGTATGTGCCAATTGCCATTTAGCTAATAAGCCCGTGGATATTGAGGTTCCACAAGCGGTACTTCCTGATACTGTATTTGAAGCAGTTGTTCGAATCCCTTATGATATGCAACTGAAACAAGTTCTTGCTAATGGTAAAAAGGGGGCTTTGAATGTAGGGGCCGTTCTTATTTTACCTGAGGGATTCGAATTAGCTCCTCCCGATCGTATTTCTCCCGAGATGAAAGAAAAGATAGGCAATCTCTCTTTTCAGAGTTATCGAcctactaaaaaaaatattcttgtGATAGGTCCCGTTCCTGGTCAGAAATATAGTGAAATCTCTTTTCCTATTCTTTCCCCGGACCCCGCTACTAAGAAAGTTGTTCACTTCTTAAAATATCCCATATACGTAGGCGGAAACAGGGGAAGGGGTCAAATTTATCCCGATGGGAGCAAGAGTAACAATACAGTCTATAATGCTACAGCGGCGGGTATAGTAAGCAAAATAGTACGGAAAGAAAAGGGGGGATATGAAATAACCGTAGCGGATACATCGGATGGACACCAAGTAGTTGATATTATACCTCCAGGACCAGAACTTCTTGTTTCAGAGGGCgaatctatcaaccttgatcaaCCATTAACGAGTAATCCCAATGTGGGTGGATTTGGTCAGGGAGATGCAGAAATAGTACTTCAAGACCCATTACGTGTCCAAGGCCTTTTGTTCTTCTTGGCATCTGTTATTTTGGCAcaaatttttttggttcttaaaaAGAAACAGTTTGAGAAGGTTCAATTGTCCGAAATGAATTTCTAG